The Nocardia arthritidis genome has a window encoding:
- a CDS encoding response regulator — MSGPVRVLIADDHSMFRSGLRAVVDSQADLECVAEVADGRAAVAETARLRPDVAILDVRMPKLDGLAATEAIVAAGGTRVVVLTTYDSDANLYRALQASASGFLLKSLPPEELVTAIRIAARGDALIDPSMTRRLVSRFATTLAPPPAPPEMDQLTARELEVLLLLADARSNAEIAAALGVGEETVKTHVSRVLAKLGVRDRIHAVVYAHQNGLVRRR; from the coding sequence ATGAGCGGGCCGGTGCGGGTACTCATCGCCGACGACCACAGCATGTTCCGCTCCGGCCTGCGCGCCGTCGTGGACAGCCAGGCCGACCTGGAGTGCGTCGCCGAGGTCGCGGACGGTCGCGCGGCCGTCGCCGAAACCGCCCGGCTGCGACCGGATGTCGCGATCCTGGACGTGCGGATGCCGAAGCTGGACGGGCTGGCCGCCACCGAGGCCATCGTCGCGGCGGGCGGCACCCGGGTGGTGGTGCTGACCACCTACGACAGCGACGCCAACCTCTACCGGGCGCTGCAGGCCAGCGCCAGCGGCTTCCTGCTGAAAAGCCTTCCCCCGGAAGAACTCGTCACCGCCATCCGGATCGCCGCCCGCGGTGACGCCCTCATCGACCCATCGATGACCCGGCGGCTGGTCTCCCGTTTCGCGACCACCCTGGCGCCGCCGCCCGCACCGCCGGAGATGGATCAGCTCACCGCCCGCGAACTGGAGGTGCTGCTGCTACTCGCCGATGCGCGCAGTAACGCCGAGATCGCGGCGGCGCTCGGTGTCGGCGAGGAGACGGTGAAAACGCACGTCTCCCGGGTGCTCGCCAAACTCGGTGTACGCGACCGGATTCACGCGGTGGTGTACGCGCATCAGAACGGCCTGGTGCGGCGCCGCTAG
- a CDS encoding dolichyl-phosphate-mannose--protein mannosyltransferase, whose translation MTGPAPLRPGAEPMPRDRLRGWLVTITLTALAAVTRFVGLGSPTDGRTPVFDEKYYSAQAWEILNNGMGIEDNPGFPLVAHPPVGKLLMTVGELLFGWSPWGWRFSAAVCGTLLVLLVIRIVRRLTRSTLVGAIAGILLIADGVSMVSSRIGMLDIFLALLVTAAFGCLIVDRDEVRERFAPVLAEGRISLSPYGPRLGVRWWRFGAGVLLGLACGTKWSGGYFMLCFLVLCLGFDYAARRANRVERPLLGTLVRDAGPALFALVAIPLAVYLFSYAGWFASETGVNRYAVGVTVGRDGYFAFVPDALRSLWYNSAWVLNFHVNLTNSSGQHHNWESKPWTWPMGLRPMLYYLYTGPEPGAGCGAPQCVSALMLLGTPAIWWLAFPALGWAGWRSIAHRDWRYAAVLTGYCAGWLPWFIELDRQMYFFYATAMAPFLVMLIALPLGEILGRATDSSERRGTGRLVVCLYLGLVVANFIWIHPILTATPITPSRWQQELWLPSWR comes from the coding sequence ATGACCGGGCCCGCCCCGTTGCGGCCGGGTGCGGAGCCGATGCCGCGAGATCGGCTGCGCGGCTGGTTGGTGACCATCACGCTCACCGCACTCGCCGCGGTGACCAGATTCGTCGGCCTCGGATCGCCGACGGACGGCCGGACGCCGGTCTTCGACGAGAAGTACTACTCGGCGCAGGCCTGGGAGATCCTCAACAACGGGATGGGCATCGAGGACAATCCCGGATTTCCGCTCGTCGCCCATCCGCCGGTCGGCAAGTTGCTGATGACCGTCGGCGAGCTGCTGTTCGGTTGGAGCCCTTGGGGCTGGCGGTTTTCCGCGGCGGTGTGCGGAACCCTGTTGGTGCTGCTGGTGATCCGGATCGTGCGGCGGCTGACGCGGTCGACGCTGGTCGGGGCGATCGCCGGAATTCTGCTGATCGCCGACGGTGTCAGCATGGTGTCGTCGCGGATCGGCATGCTGGACATATTCCTCGCGTTGCTGGTGACGGCCGCGTTCGGCTGCCTGATCGTGGACCGGGACGAGGTGCGCGAGCGGTTCGCGCCGGTACTGGCCGAGGGACGAATATCGTTGAGCCCCTACGGCCCTCGCCTCGGCGTGCGCTGGTGGCGGTTCGGCGCCGGGGTGCTGCTCGGGCTGGCGTGCGGCACCAAATGGTCCGGCGGGTATTTCATGCTGTGTTTCCTGGTGCTGTGCCTGGGTTTCGACTACGCGGCGCGGCGGGCCAACCGTGTCGAGCGCCCGCTGCTCGGCACGCTGGTTCGCGACGCCGGGCCCGCGCTGTTCGCGTTGGTGGCGATTCCCCTTGCGGTGTATCTGTTTTCGTATGCCGGGTGGTTCGCCAGCGAAACGGGCGTCAACCGTTACGCGGTCGGGGTGACCGTGGGCCGGGACGGCTACTTCGCCTTCGTGCCGGACGCGCTGCGCTCACTCTGGTACAACAGCGCCTGGGTTTTGAACTTCCACGTAAATCTCACGAATTCCTCAGGGCAACACCATAATTGGGAATCCAAACCGTGGACCTGGCCGATGGGCCTGCGTCCGATGCTCTACTACCTCTACACCGGTCCGGAACCCGGGGCCGGTTGTGGCGCGCCCCAATGTGTTTCGGCGCTGATGCTGCTCGGCACCCCGGCCATCTGGTGGCTCGCGTTCCCGGCGCTCGGCTGGGCCGGATGGCGCTCGATCGCGCACCGTGACTGGCGGTATGCCGCGGTGCTCACCGGGTACTGCGCCGGGTGGCTGCCGTGGTTCATCGAGCTGGACCGGCAGATGTACTTCTTCTACGCCACCGCCATGGCACCGTTCCTGGTCATGCTGATTGCCCTGCCGCTGGGTGAAATACTGGGCAGGGCAACCGATTCCAGCGAGCGTCGAGGTACCGGCCGACTCGTGGTCTGTCTCTACCTCGGGCTCGTCGTCGCCAACTTCATCTGGATTCACCCGATACTCACCGCGACGCCGATCACGCCGTCGCGCTGGCAGCAGGAGCTGTGGTTGCCGAGTTGGCGTTGA
- a CDS encoding sensor histidine kinase, giving the protein MLRRIRIRITTTVGASALLLAGAVAVYLAYVLADRSEMAAHGAAGERVGDIAALAKPDQAPEGLRFNAWLFDADGNYNQLGDTDVGAPVDLADRVLDDPAGGIAFREVWTVDGHYLEAARARPDGQVVAAATSLDETDSVILRQRWIVGGTAAGVVALATLAAWLLSGRMLAPLVRTQQSQRDFLADAAHELRTPIAVIRAAASQALARPREPDEYVRTLTEIRDATERAGEGVVQLLDLARLEAGQVEPVRALLRVDLLAEEIVATAAAGGAAVELTDVQRAVVDGDDVLLRQAIDNLVRNAVARAGHVWVGVQVEGREAVVTVTDDGPGFDPAVLPHVFRRFARGHGQGHGLGLALVRSIVALHGGHADAANRAEGGAVVRLRLPLSGSA; this is encoded by the coding sequence TTGTTGCGGCGGATCAGGATTCGGATCACCACCACAGTCGGTGCGAGCGCGCTGCTGTTGGCGGGCGCGGTGGCGGTCTATCTCGCCTATGTGCTCGCCGATCGCAGCGAGATGGCCGCGCACGGTGCCGCGGGCGAGCGGGTCGGCGATATCGCGGCACTGGCCAAACCGGATCAGGCCCCGGAGGGCCTGCGGTTCAACGCCTGGTTGTTCGATGCCGACGGCAATTACAACCAACTCGGCGACACCGATGTCGGCGCGCCGGTGGATCTGGCCGATCGGGTGCTCGACGATCCGGCGGGCGGCATTGCCTTCCGCGAGGTCTGGACCGTCGACGGCCACTATCTGGAGGCGGCGCGGGCCCGGCCCGATGGTCAGGTGGTCGCGGCGGCGACCTCGCTGGACGAAACCGATTCCGTCATCCTGCGGCAGCGCTGGATCGTCGGCGGCACCGCCGCCGGAGTTGTCGCGCTGGCGACGCTGGCCGCCTGGCTGCTGTCCGGCCGCATGCTGGCCCCGCTGGTGCGCACCCAGCAATCCCAGCGCGACTTCCTCGCCGATGCGGCGCACGAGCTGCGCACCCCGATCGCGGTGATCCGCGCCGCGGCGAGTCAGGCGCTGGCCCGCCCGCGAGAACCCGACGAATACGTGCGCACGCTCACCGAAATCCGGGATGCCACCGAACGCGCGGGGGAGGGTGTCGTGCAGCTGCTCGACCTGGCCCGGCTGGAGGCGGGGCAGGTGGAACCGGTTCGTGCGCTGCTGCGGGTGGATCTGCTCGCCGAGGAGATCGTCGCGACGGCGGCCGCGGGCGGTGCGGCGGTCGAACTCACCGACGTCCAGCGGGCCGTTGTCGACGGCGACGATGTGCTGCTGCGGCAGGCGATCGATAACCTGGTCCGCAACGCGGTGGCCCGCGCCGGCCACGTCTGGGTCGGCGTGCAGGTCGAAGGGCGCGAGGCCGTCGTCACGGTGACCGACGACGGTCCCGGCTTCGATCCGGCTGTCCTGCCACATGTTTTCCGTCGCTTCGCCCGCGGCCACGGTCAGGGGCACGGACTGGGTTTGGCGCTGGTCCGCTCGATCGTCGCGCTGCACGGCGGCCACGCCGATGCCGCCAATCGCGCGGAGGGCGGCGCGGTGGTGCGCCTGCGCCTCCCGCTCAGCGGTTCGGCATAA
- a CDS encoding response regulator transcription factor, with protein MWSTELVRVLVVEDDAGLAPVLVRGLREEGHAVDHAATLAAADELCSYNDYALVVLDLGLPDGDGLTLCRQLKADGRTRVLVLTARGSATERVKGLDTGADDYLTKPFDFGELAARVRAVLRRPVTVGGSELRVGDIRLDMATHRVFRGEVLIPLTAKEFAVLQYFVQQAGQTVTRTELLEQVWDMHYEGTSNIVDVFVSTLRRKLDLPTERTRLDTVRGVGFRLFAEG; from the coding sequence ATGTGGTCGACTGAGCTGGTGCGTGTGCTGGTGGTGGAGGACGATGCCGGGCTGGCTCCGGTGCTGGTGCGCGGGCTGCGGGAGGAGGGGCACGCGGTCGATCACGCCGCGACCTTGGCCGCCGCGGACGAGCTGTGCTCCTATAACGACTACGCGCTGGTGGTGCTGGATCTCGGCCTGCCGGACGGTGACGGGCTGACGCTGTGCCGTCAGCTCAAGGCCGACGGCCGCACCAGGGTGCTGGTGCTGACCGCGCGCGGCAGCGCCACCGAGCGGGTGAAGGGTCTGGACACCGGCGCCGACGACTACCTCACGAAACCGTTCGACTTCGGTGAGCTGGCCGCCAGGGTGCGTGCGGTGTTGCGCAGACCGGTCACGGTCGGCGGATCGGAGCTGCGGGTCGGCGATATCAGGCTCGATATGGCGACGCACCGGGTGTTCCGCGGCGAGGTGCTGATTCCGTTGACCGCCAAGGAGTTCGCCGTGCTGCAGTATTTCGTGCAGCAGGCCGGGCAGACCGTGACCCGCACCGAACTGCTGGAGCAGGTCTGGGATATGCACTACGAGGGCACCTCGAATATCGTCGACGTCTTCGTCTCGACGCTGCGCCGCAAACTGGATCTGCCCACCGAGCGCACCCGTTTGGACACGGTGCGCGGCGTCGGCTTCCGGCTCTTCGCGGAGGGTTGA
- a CDS encoding ATP-binding protein: MTVPVPPAATGEFVGRAAELQRIEQLLPAPHARLITLVGPGGIGKTAVAAEAVRRYRKVSDRPVHWTRLARLAPGSTSEAIAEEVVKLVAKADMAGRSARDCLVEIFTRAGATLLVLDNCEHVLAGAGPFVIDLVEAVPGLTVIATSREPIGWLDEHLIAIPPLSGPNALTLFLRQAERNGRPIHGDAEHHAIAEKICGRVENNPLFIQLAAARLRHRPVAAVLRELTGDRDDKRMQWSHRWVGAERHGSVHDVIAWSYGLCTAEERLLLDRMSVFVTGFDIDCGGTCGGGAELAAITAVCADAALPADRIEHLVERLVERSLVSARSSVTTVRYYLLESVRVFARDRLGRRVDGVDEAALLDRHRRYYRDKVVAGQELWCSPRQDDWIEWLRAAWENVLFAIESGLSEPAQATIALETANTLMALRIPFITGANRAVMRLTERALAAVRDIESAVSLRVEAMALIGWIAVWQGRQLYTAQLLDECAAECLTDPVLRRTWRETAERDIGLPAAVECTWGLELLLVHHDRRAIDVLARARTKFEAMGDRAGMGRSELFESLAHSIVGEPEQAIAVARRHLDRAIDAAAGAAIAWAELGWMLALNAHGDPREAVRFGRFALERNMETDDLWTVSWFMHFLMVASKNLLAERIAAGAEPSELTAAATELAHVLGGMSTLHRSLGITPDRLIFPAKAIDAAARTAKSVLGASEYRAALRRGELLRPEHAELQRLLLGRFRIEQLPAAETASRWSELSPAEQEVAVLAAAGWPNSVIATRRGSSIRTVDAQVATIRRKLMVATRSEIIAHVPDELAERVRLESRQRPARRRPRQSPRPAIESMTPSS, translated from the coding sequence ATGACGGTCCCGGTGCCGCCGGCGGCCACCGGCGAATTCGTCGGCAGGGCCGCGGAACTACAGCGGATCGAGCAGCTGCTCCCCGCACCGCACGCGAGATTGATCACCCTGGTCGGGCCGGGGGGTATCGGTAAGACCGCGGTGGCCGCGGAGGCGGTGCGCCGCTACCGCAAGGTCTCGGACCGTCCCGTGCACTGGACCCGGCTGGCCAGGCTGGCGCCCGGTTCGACGAGCGAGGCCATCGCCGAAGAAGTGGTGAAGCTGGTCGCCAAGGCGGATATGGCCGGGCGCTCGGCGCGCGACTGCCTGGTCGAGATATTCACCCGGGCCGGGGCGACGCTGCTGGTGCTGGACAATTGCGAGCACGTACTGGCCGGCGCGGGCCCGTTCGTCATCGATCTGGTCGAGGCGGTTCCCGGGCTGACGGTGATCGCGACGAGCCGGGAGCCGATCGGCTGGCTCGACGAACACCTCATCGCGATACCGCCGCTCTCGGGTCCGAACGCGCTGACGCTGTTCCTGCGGCAGGCCGAACGCAACGGCAGGCCCATCCACGGCGATGCGGAACATCACGCCATCGCCGAAAAGATCTGTGGCCGAGTGGAAAACAATCCGCTGTTCATCCAGCTGGCCGCGGCGAGGCTGCGGCACCGGCCCGTGGCCGCCGTGCTGCGCGAGCTCACCGGTGACCGCGACGACAAGCGGATGCAGTGGTCTCACCGCTGGGTGGGCGCGGAGCGGCACGGCAGCGTCCACGACGTGATCGCCTGGTCGTATGGGCTGTGCACGGCCGAGGAGCGACTGCTGCTCGATAGAATGTCGGTGTTCGTCACCGGATTCGATATCGATTGCGGCGGAACATGCGGTGGCGGAGCGGAATTGGCCGCGATCACCGCCGTCTGCGCCGATGCCGCGCTGCCCGCGGACCGGATCGAGCATCTGGTGGAGCGGCTGGTGGAGCGTTCGCTGGTCTCGGCCCGCAGCTCGGTGACGACGGTCCGGTACTACCTGCTGGAGAGCGTGCGCGTCTTCGCGCGGGATCGGTTGGGCCGCCGCGTCGACGGTGTGGACGAGGCCGCCCTGCTGGACCGGCACCGGCGCTACTACCGGGATAAAGTCGTTGCCGGACAGGAGCTCTGGTGCAGTCCGCGCCAGGACGACTGGATCGAATGGCTGCGCGCGGCCTGGGAGAACGTCCTTTTCGCGATCGAGTCGGGCCTGTCCGAGCCCGCCCAGGCCACCATCGCGCTGGAGACCGCCAATACGCTGATGGCGCTGCGGATTCCGTTCATCACCGGTGCGAATCGTGCCGTAATGCGCCTGACCGAGCGGGCATTGGCGGCCGTCCGCGATATCGAATCGGCGGTCTCGCTGCGGGTCGAGGCCATGGCGCTGATCGGCTGGATCGCGGTGTGGCAGGGCAGGCAACTCTATACCGCGCAGCTGCTGGACGAATGTGCGGCGGAATGCCTTACCGATCCGGTGTTGCGCCGGACGTGGCGCGAGACGGCCGAGCGGGATATCGGGCTGCCCGCCGCGGTGGAGTGCACCTGGGGCCTGGAACTGCTTCTGGTACACCATGATCGCCGCGCTATCGATGTATTGGCCAGGGCCAGAACGAAATTCGAAGCTATGGGTGATCGCGCCGGAATGGGGCGCAGCGAGCTGTTCGAATCGCTGGCCCATTCGATCGTCGGCGAACCCGAACAGGCCATCGCCGTCGCGCGGCGGCATCTCGACCGCGCCATCGACGCCGCGGCGGGCGCCGCGATCGCCTGGGCCGAACTGGGTTGGATGCTGGCGCTGAACGCGCACGGTGACCCGCGCGAGGCGGTGCGTTTCGGGCGGTTCGCCCTGGAGCGCAATATGGAGACCGACGATCTGTGGACGGTCAGCTGGTTCATGCACTTCCTCATGGTCGCGTCGAAAAACCTGCTCGCCGAACGGATCGCGGCGGGCGCCGAGCCGAGCGAACTGACGGCGGCGGCCACCGAACTCGCGCACGTGCTCGGCGGCATGTCGACGCTGCACCGCTCGCTCGGTATCACCCCCGACCGGCTGATCTTTCCGGCGAAGGCGATCGATGCGGCCGCTCGCACCGCCAAATCGGTACTCGGCGCATCGGAATACCGGGCGGCGCTGCGCCGCGGTGAATTGTTGCGCCCGGAACACGCCGAGCTGCAACGCCTGCTGCTCGGCAGGTTCCGGATCGAGCAGCTGCCCGCCGCCGAGACCGCGTCGCGCTGGTCCGAACTCTCGCCCGCGGAGCAGGAGGTGGCCGTTCTCGCCGCGGCGGGCTGGCCGAACAGCGTGATCGCCACGCGCCGCGGCAGCTCCATCCGCACGGTCGACGCTCAGGTGGCGACCATCCGCCGCAAGCTCATGGTCGCCACCAGATCGGAGATCATCGCGCACGTACCGGACGAACTGGCCGAACGGGTTCGCTTGGAATCCCGGCAGCGCCCCGCCCGCAGACGTCCGCGGCAGAGCCCGAGACCGGCAATCGAATCCATGACCCCATCTTCATGA